In Thermobaculum terrenum ATCC BAA-798, the DNA window GGAGTGATGGTTCACAATTTACTTCCAAGGATGTAGTAACTACCTTCACTTTGCTGCGCTTGCAGGATGCCGTGGTGTGGAACTACCTAGGGTCCATAGATGCGCCTGACGATTACACCGTGGTGTTTAAGATGAAGGATCCATCGACTGTAGTTCCGAGGTACATTTTGCGGGAACATATTAGGGCAAACTCCGTATATGGCGAATTTGCCCAGAAGGCCAAGGCCATGTTCGACAAGGGGGCAACTACAAGCTCAGCAGATATGAAGAAGCTACGCACCCAATTCGAGGGTTTCCGCCCCAAGGAGCTTGTCGTGTCTGGCCCATACAAGGTCCAGCCCGGAAGCATGACAGAATCTCAAGTTACGCTGGTCAAGGTGCCAGACGCATGGAATGCCAATATGGTCAACTTTGACAAGATTGTCCTCTATAACGGCGAGACTCCCACTGTAACGCCGATCCTGCTTTCCAAGCAGATCGACTATGCTACTCACGGCTTCCCGCCAGCTACTGAGAAGGCTCTACAGCAGGCTGGCTTTCGTATCATACGACCGCCCGTATACTCTGGTCCAGCATTGTTCTTCAACTACAAGAGGCTAAATGAGTTCTCCGATCCCAAGGTTCGCCAAGCCATAGCTATGGCTGTAAATATGGATCAAAACGCCACCGTGTCTCTAGGGGAGTCGGCAAAGCGTTGCAAGTACATGGCTGGTGTATCCGACTCGATACTCGAGAAGTGGGTCCCGCAGAGTGAGCTATCCAAGTTGAACTCTTATGCCTACGATCCAGATAAGGCAGCCCAAGTGCTCCAGAGTGCCGGATTCAAGAAGCAAGGAGACACATGGGTCACCCCCAATGGTAAGCGTATGGAGTATGAGCTTGGAGTCCCAGCTGAGTATGCTGACTGGTCAGCAGCTGCCCAGAACCTAGCTGACCAGCTGACTAAGTTTGGGATTAAGACTACCGTAAGGCCTGTTACGTTTACTCAATGGAGTACGCAGATGGATGCTGGTAGATTCCAGCTAGGTATCAATGCATGGGGGGCTGGTAACCCTCATCCCCACTTCTCCTATGTAGCAGATCTACTCACTCATAATGCTCCCCTAGCCTCTGGTGGTGGCATGAACTATCCTCTCAAGCAGAAGACACAGTCTGTAGGTGAGGTGGACCTGCAGAAGTTAACCATTCAAGCTGCTTCCGGTCTCAATATTGACAGGCAGAAAGAGGTAATTACTACTTTGGCTAAGGCCTTCAACGAACTTCTGCCGATAATCCCTCTGTGGGAACGTTACGGTAATAACCCTGCCCTTGAAAACGTGAGAGTTACGGGTTGGTTACCTGAGAACGATCCTATCTATGCCAACAGCCCCTATAGTGATAACTTTGTAACTTACATGATCCTGAATGGTACTCTAAAGGGCGTTAGTAGATAGGAAATGCTTGGCATGGATAACATAGTTACAGCTATGTTATCCATGCCTACTTCGCCATGATGATAGTAAGTAGTCGTTGTGCCATGTAAATAGCACTAATCCACATAACTATAGCTGATGCCTTGTTTAAGACATCGTACATTGCTATGTTTTTCCTCATAATTCTGCCGGTTAATGCTAACAGAGCAAACCAGATCCAAGATACTGCTATGGTTGCAAGGGTAAAAGATAACTTTTCTCTCCCCGAGTAAGTTAGCGAGCTTGTACCTATCACACCTATGGTATCCATTATTGCTCCGGGATTCAGGAGAGAAAAGGATAGTGCAAATACAACTTGCCTGCGAACTGGCCAATTCGTCGATTCACTAGTATGTATGATGTGGTTGTGTGCCTGAGAGCTTTTCCAGTTAACCCATCCTATGTAGATTAGGAATACTGTACCTATGGTAGTCACCGTTACCATTACCCAAAGCTTGTTCAATACCAACAAAGACACGCCTAATACTGCGATAAGGATCAGAATGGTGTCGGATATCGAGGACGTAATAATAGCTGGGATAGCCTTAGCAAACCTTGAATGCGTAGCTCCCTGGGTGAGAATGAACATATTTTGTGGACCTATAGCGATTATCAACCCAATAGCCAACACAAAGCCGTGTAGGAAAGCCTTTAGCATAACTCCCTCAACTTTTTGATTTGTTTTGTTCTACTTTGAGGCTTGTAATTGCTATATAATTCGCTCTGATTCTGTATATGAGTCTGCAATAATTATTACTAGTTTTCACGCTGGAGGTCACGATCGTAAACTATGAAGAAGAGCAAACAGGCCATAAAAAAGTCTCTAATGTTCCCAATATTGATCTTAGGATTAATCTTTTTGATCGCCTGTGGAGGGCAGCAGGGAGGAGCTACACCCACCACTGGTAGCACCGGCACATCGTCTCCTTCTCCCTCTGCTCAATCTCCATCGCCATCTCCTACTACAGCTGCATCTTCACCTGCACCTCAGCTAAAGCTGATAAATGATGGGTATCTAACTGTAGGAACGGATGCTAGCTATCCACCTATGGAGTCCGTTGATCCAAAGACAGGACAAATAGTAGGCGCTGATGTGGATTTGGCCAATGCCCTTGCTAAGGCTATGGGGCTAAAGGGCGCCAAGATGGTAAACAATTCATTTGATACGATAATCGCGGCACTACAGAGAGGAAAATTCGACATCATAATGTCCAGTATGAACGATACTCCAGAGAGGAGGCAACAGGTCGATTTTGTAGACTATATGACAGCCAGTATCGGAATTGTTGTCCCTAGCGATAGCAACATCAAGGCTGATAGCTATAAGGATCTTTGTGGTTATACGATATCTGTACAAAGAGGAACCGTAGAGCTGGATGAGTTGCAAAAAGTTAATGAGCAATGCACCAAGAAGATGACTTTGAAGACCTTTACGCAGGACACTGATGCCTGGCAGGCGCTTGTGTCTGGGCACGTAGACGTATATACTTCGGATCTACCTGTGACCGCATTTCATATAAAAGAGAACCCATCCAAGTTCAAGCTGGCTGGTGAGCCTTTCTCCGCTGGACAAAATTACGGTATAGCTGTTCCAAAGAACAGGCAAGATCTCAAGGATGCGCTGGCTAAGGCGCTGGAGCAAATAAGGGCAAGTGGGGAGTATGACAGAATACTCAAGAAATGGGGAGTAGAAGGAGCGGCTCTCAAAGAGTGAATTCACGGATCGGGATTTTGAAAGATGAACTTTGATCCGGCGATATTTTGGGAATACTTATTTCACCCTTCTATAGTTAGAGGGGCTGAGCTAACCATATTTCTCTCTGTCGTAT includes these proteins:
- a CDS encoding ABC transporter substrate-binding protein encodes the protein MSKYSKINRRKFLKFSAVAAGSAILVACGGGAPGATPTTGASPAPGGSSTPAASAGMSPSPSPAASPTSAASPAPSPTSAAASPTPAMEQTPAASPTSAGQAGGNITAQIAPMAPEIKPSGQPTGGEFHGAWPYQMPPTGHWNTFATNNNSFGIYWDMLEMPLGFYLWDKNQYVPLLAVSWEIIPPDTFQVKLRQGVKWSDGSQFTSKDVVTTFTLLRLQDAVVWNYLGSIDAPDDYTVVFKMKDPSTVVPRYILREHIRANSVYGEFAQKAKAMFDKGATTSSADMKKLRTQFEGFRPKELVVSGPYKVQPGSMTESQVTLVKVPDAWNANMVNFDKIVLYNGETPTVTPILLSKQIDYATHGFPPATEKALQQAGFRIIRPPVYSGPALFFNYKRLNEFSDPKVRQAIAMAVNMDQNATVSLGESAKRCKYMAGVSDSILEKWVPQSELSKLNSYAYDPDKAAQVLQSAGFKKQGDTWVTPNGKRMEYELGVPAEYADWSAAAQNLADQLTKFGIKTTVRPVTFTQWSTQMDAGRFQLGINAWGAGNPHPHFSYVADLLTHNAPLASGGGMNYPLKQKTQSVGEVDLQKLTIQAASGLNIDRQKEVITTLAKAFNELLPIIPLWERYGNNPALENVRVTGWLPENDPIYANSPYSDNFVTYMILNGTLKGVSR
- a CDS encoding LysE/ArgO family amino acid transporter, whose protein sequence is MLKAFLHGFVLAIGLIIAIGPQNMFILTQGATHSRFAKAIPAIITSSISDTILILIAVLGVSLLVLNKLWVMVTVTTIGTVFLIYIGWVNWKSSQAHNHIIHTSESTNWPVRRQVVFALSFSLLNPGAIMDTIGVIGTSSLTYSGREKLSFTLATIAVSWIWFALLALTGRIMRKNIAMYDVLNKASAIVMWISAIYMAQRLLTIIMAK
- a CDS encoding ABC transporter substrate-binding protein yields the protein MKKSKQAIKKSLMFPILILGLIFLIACGGQQGGATPTTGSTGTSSPSPSAQSPSPSPTTAASSPAPQLKLINDGYLTVGTDASYPPMESVDPKTGQIVGADVDLANALAKAMGLKGAKMVNNSFDTIIAALQRGKFDIIMSSMNDTPERRQQVDFVDYMTASIGIVVPSDSNIKADSYKDLCGYTISVQRGTVELDELQKVNEQCTKKMTLKTFTQDTDAWQALVSGHVDVYTSDLPVTAFHIKENPSKFKLAGEPFSAGQNYGIAVPKNRQDLKDALAKALEQIRASGEYDRILKKWGVEGAALKE